A section of the Solitalea canadensis DSM 3403 genome encodes:
- the fabV gene encoding enoyl-ACP reductase FabV encodes MIIEPKMRGFICLTAHPIGCEQNIINQINYVKSKGQIEGSKKVLVIGASTGFGLASRITAAFGSNAATVGVYFEKPPQEGKTASPGWYNTAAFEDQAHKAGLYAKSINGDAFSDEIKQKTIELIKADLGQIDLIIYSLASPVRTNPKTGVTHRSVLKPIGQPFSNKTVDFHTGVVSDITIQPCADDDIENTVAVMGGEDWEMWIDELKSAGVLAPGATTVAYSYIGPELTEAVYRKGTIGKAKDHLEATAFTIADKLKDINGNAFVSVNKALVTQASSAIPVIPLYISLLYKVMKEDNIHEGCIEQIQRLFQQRLFNGSSIPTDEKGRIRIDDWEMRPDVQAKVAELWKQATTESLSEIGDLAGYKTDFLNLFGFDVANVDYNADVNEMVEIPGLV; translated from the coding sequence ATGATAATTGAACCAAAAATGAGAGGATTTATTTGTTTAACAGCACATCCTATAGGCTGTGAGCAAAACATAATAAATCAAATCAACTATGTAAAATCCAAAGGTCAGATCGAAGGGTCGAAAAAAGTATTAGTAATCGGAGCATCTACAGGTTTCGGCTTAGCGTCGAGAATTACCGCTGCATTCGGTTCTAATGCGGCAACCGTTGGTGTTTATTTTGAAAAACCTCCGCAGGAAGGAAAAACAGCATCACCCGGATGGTATAATACCGCAGCTTTTGAAGATCAGGCTCACAAAGCTGGTTTATATGCAAAAAGCATTAATGGGGACGCCTTTTCGGACGAAATAAAACAAAAAACTATTGAATTAATTAAAGCCGACTTAGGCCAGATTGATCTAATTATTTACAGTTTAGCTTCGCCTGTAAGAACTAATCCAAAAACAGGAGTTACTCACCGATCAGTATTAAAACCAATCGGACAGCCTTTTAGCAACAAAACGGTTGACTTTCATACTGGTGTAGTATCCGATATTACCATACAGCCATGTGCAGATGATGATATTGAAAACACAGTTGCTGTTATGGGCGGTGAAGACTGGGAAATGTGGATTGATGAGTTAAAATCGGCCGGTGTACTTGCTCCAGGTGCAACTACCGTTGCCTACTCCTATATTGGCCCGGAACTTACGGAAGCTGTTTATCGTAAAGGAACTATCGGAAAAGCCAAAGATCATTTGGAAGCAACTGCATTTACGATTGCTGATAAGTTAAAAGATATTAACGGTAATGCTTTTGTTTCAGTGAACAAAGCATTAGTTACGCAAGCAAGTTCAGCTATTCCGGTTATTCCATTATACATTTCATTACTATATAAAGTAATGAAGGAAGATAATATTCATGAAGGTTGTATTGAGCAAATTCAGCGTCTGTTTCAACAGCGTTTGTTTAATGGTAGCTCCATTCCAACGGACGAAAAAGGAAGAATTCGTATTGACGACTGGGAAATGCGTCCAGACGTTCAGGCTAAAGTAGCAGAGTTATGGAAACAAGCGACTACAGAAAGTCTTTCTGAAATTGGTGACTTAGCTGGATACAAAACAGATTTCCTAAACTTATTTGGGTTTGATGTGGCTAATGTTGATTATAACGCTGATGTAAACGAAATGGTAGAAATACCAGGTTTAGTTTAA
- the recN gene encoding DNA repair protein RecN produces MINRLSIRNYAIIDKLDIEFSDHLSIITGETGAGKSIILGALGLILGERADSKSLFKEDQKCVLEGTFNISKYNLEAFFRDNDIDYSNHTIVRREITVDGRSRAFVNDTPVNLSLLKELGEQLIDIHSQHQTLQINNQNFQLQVVDGFAQHTEEVESYKTRFRAYKKLQQKLSDLITQSKEGKAEIDYLQFQFNELAEAKLINGEQEELEKEQQLLSHASEIKSSLAGAFYLLNEGETPILSQLKDAIHVISTLEKYNTSIATIADRLRSTQIELKDVATEIETMADRTSIDPERLELVNARVDLIFRLQQKHRLSSIAELIDLQQSLNTKLNSFSDLDEEIATLSAKIEEEYSILLSVAKKLSAQRSKAIADVEGQVVELLKELGLTSAVFAVENTILNDDQLTVTGLDQIKFLFSANQGFKPQDLSKVASGGELSRLMLAIKGLSAKYNALPTIVFDEIDTGVSGEIARKVGNVMHKYAENMQVITITHLPQIACKGQSHFFVYKENRDGQTSTSIKKLTTDERIKEIAMMLSGENPGESAILNAKELLLQAN; encoded by the coding sequence GTGATAAACCGCCTTTCCATACGTAATTACGCAATTATTGACAAACTTGATATTGAGTTTTCAGATCATCTTTCCATCATTACGGGAGAAACCGGGGCTGGAAAGTCGATTATCTTGGGTGCGCTCGGTCTTATTTTAGGAGAGCGTGCTGACTCAAAATCACTTTTTAAAGAAGATCAGAAATGTGTACTTGAAGGAACCTTCAATATCAGCAAGTATAATTTAGAGGCCTTTTTCAGAGATAATGATATTGACTATAGTAATCATACCATTGTTAGAAGAGAAATTACTGTCGATGGAAGGTCACGTGCATTCGTAAATGATACACCGGTTAATTTATCCTTATTAAAAGAATTAGGAGAACAGCTGATTGACATTCACTCTCAACACCAGACATTGCAAATAAACAATCAGAATTTTCAGCTTCAGGTTGTTGATGGTTTCGCTCAACATACGGAAGAAGTTGAATCATATAAAACAAGATTTCGCGCTTATAAAAAACTGCAACAAAAACTTTCTGATCTAATTACGCAGAGTAAGGAGGGTAAAGCTGAAATTGATTATTTGCAGTTTCAATTTAACGAATTAGCTGAGGCCAAATTAATTAATGGAGAACAGGAAGAGTTAGAAAAAGAACAGCAACTCCTTTCTCATGCATCAGAAATTAAAAGCAGTTTAGCTGGGGCTTTTTACCTTCTAAATGAAGGAGAAACTCCAATACTCTCTCAATTGAAAGATGCAATTCATGTTATCTCGACATTAGAAAAATATAACACTTCTATTGCTACCATAGCTGATCGTTTGCGCAGTACACAGATTGAACTGAAAGATGTGGCGACTGAGATTGAAACAATGGCAGATCGTACCAGTATAGATCCGGAGCGTTTAGAATTAGTGAATGCACGCGTTGATCTTATTTTCAGATTACAGCAAAAACATCGATTATCATCCATTGCTGAGCTAATTGATCTTCAACAATCATTAAATACAAAGCTTAACAGCTTTAGTGATCTGGATGAAGAAATTGCAACTCTTTCCGCTAAAATTGAGGAAGAGTACTCCATTCTGCTTTCAGTTGCTAAGAAATTATCTGCACAACGTAGTAAAGCAATTGCAGATGTGGAAGGCCAGGTAGTTGAATTATTAAAAGAGTTGGGATTAACTAGTGCAGTTTTTGCAGTGGAGAACACCATTCTTAACGATGATCAGTTAACTGTAACAGGTCTGGATCAAATCAAGTTTTTGTTTTCAGCAAACCAAGGCTTCAAACCACAAGACTTGAGCAAAGTTGCTTCCGGTGGAGAGCTATCGCGTTTAATGCTGGCAATAAAAGGTCTTTCTGCTAAATACAATGCATTACCAACAATTGTATTCGATGAAATTGATACAGGAGTGTCGGGAGAAATTGCTCGTAAAGTTGGAAATGTAATGCATAAATATGCAGAAAACATGCAAGTGATTACTATTACTCACTTGCCACAGATAGCATGCAAAGGTCAGTCACACTTCTTTGTTTACAAAGAGAATAGAGATGGGCAAACATCTACCAGTATTAAAAAGCTAACTACGGATGAACGCATTAAGGAAATTGCCATGATGCTAAGTGGTGAAAATCCTGGAGAAAGTGCAATTCTTAATGCCAAGGAGCTTTTGTTACAAGCCAATTAA
- the porD gene encoding type IX secretion system protein PorD, giving the protein MLKKVFLAILGVSITLSSFGQDLNCRVSVVFAKVSTQDTRIFQTLETQITNFINGKKWSNDNIQPQERIEASIIITVNQWDGSSQFDASAQIQSSRPVFGTSYNTPVLNIQDRDWKFTYSELETLEYNENSPENSNLAMLLAFYANIIVGLDYDTFTPEGGTPYFTKAQNVVNQAQNSIFPGWKAYENNTNRYWLAENLLNSIFKPVRDMSYIYHRKGLDTFNANIDKGRSDLLNSLLLLERPYRDKPTAFIFLTFFTAKNEEISQVLQKADPTQKAKILAVLKNVDPSNYGKYEQGSKN; this is encoded by the coding sequence ATGCTTAAAAAGGTTTTTTTGGCGATTTTAGGCGTTTCAATAACGCTTTCTTCCTTTGGACAAGATCTTAATTGCCGGGTTTCGGTGGTATTTGCAAAAGTCTCAACACAAGACACTCGCATATTCCAGACTCTTGAAACGCAGATCACCAATTTTATTAATGGTAAAAAGTGGTCAAACGATAATATTCAGCCCCAGGAACGTATAGAAGCAAGCATTATTATTACTGTTAATCAGTGGGACGGAAGTTCACAGTTTGATGCTAGTGCACAGATTCAATCTTCACGACCTGTATTTGGAACGTCTTATAATACACCGGTTTTAAATATTCAGGACAGAGATTGGAAGTTCACCTACTCAGAGTTGGAAACATTGGAATACAATGAAAACTCACCTGAGAATAGCAATCTTGCCATGTTGCTGGCCTTTTATGCTAATATTATCGTAGGTCTTGATTATGATACGTTTACACCGGAAGGAGGAACTCCTTATTTCACAAAGGCACAGAACGTTGTAAATCAGGCTCAGAATTCTATTTTCCCAGGCTGGAAAGCTTATGAGAATAATACAAATCGTTATTGGTTAGCCGAGAACTTACTAAATAGCATATTTAAACCTGTTAGAGATATGAGCTATATCTACCACAGAAAAGGTTTAGATACTTTCAATGCAAATATTGATAAGGGTAGAAGTGATTTACTGAATTCTCTACTATTACTAGAACGTCCCTATCGTGATAAACCAACAGCCTTTATATTCCTGACGTTCTTCACAGCCAAGAATGAGGAGATTTCTCAAGTTTTGCAAAAGGCAGATCCTACACAAAAAGCAAAGATTTTGGCTGTTTTAAAAAACGTTGACCCATCAAATTATGGGAAATATGAACAAGGTTCCAAAAATTAG
- the coaBC gene encoding bifunctional phosphopantothenoylcysteine decarboxylase/phosphopantothenate--cysteine ligase CoaBC, with the protein MLSSKKILVGICGSIASYKSAELVRLFIKAGADVKVIMTKSAGDFITPLTLSTLSKNPVNIEFVKNKEGEWTNHVELGLWADAFVIAPASANSIAKFANGICDNLLSAVYLSAKCPVYFAPAMDLDMWRHPSTQKNIGKLLSYGNTLIKPTHGELASGLIGEGRMAEPEDIFDFINSVITAQKPLNGKNVLVTAGPTYEAIDPVRFIGNHSSGKMGYALAETLAEHGAHVTLVSGPTHLKTLHKNIQVIAVTSAKEMFDNCVKVFPSVDLAIMSAAVADYTPVEVATQKIKKTEQEFSIELTKTRDILAELGKIKGPKQLLVGFALETNNELEHAKGKLEKKNLDFIVLNSLNDNGAGFQGDTNKITILDNKGHTEVFELKTKTEVAHDIVNKILSLLHA; encoded by the coding sequence ATGCTATCGTCTAAGAAAATATTAGTTGGTATTTGCGGCAGTATCGCTTCGTATAAATCGGCGGAACTGGTGCGCTTATTTATTAAGGCAGGTGCTGATGTTAAAGTTATAATGACTAAAAGTGCTGGTGACTTCATTACCCCTTTAACATTATCAACTCTATCCAAAAATCCTGTAAACATTGAGTTTGTTAAGAATAAAGAAGGTGAATGGACTAATCATGTTGAATTGGGGTTATGGGCAGATGCATTTGTTATTGCTCCTGCCAGTGCCAATTCAATAGCAAAATTTGCAAATGGCATTTGTGACAATCTTCTTAGCGCTGTTTATCTTTCAGCTAAATGTCCTGTTTACTTTGCACCCGCAATGGATTTGGATATGTGGAGACATCCATCAACACAAAAAAACATTGGTAAACTACTTTCATACGGTAATACTTTAATAAAACCCACGCATGGAGAACTAGCCAGTGGTTTGATAGGCGAAGGAAGAATGGCCGAGCCTGAAGATATTTTTGATTTTATCAACTCAGTGATCACTGCTCAAAAGCCATTAAATGGCAAAAATGTATTAGTTACAGCCGGGCCAACCTATGAAGCGATTGATCCTGTACGTTTTATTGGCAATCATTCAAGTGGCAAAATGGGTTATGCACTTGCAGAAACGCTGGCAGAGCATGGAGCACATGTTACATTGGTTAGCGGCCCTACTCATCTCAAGACTCTCCACAAGAATATTCAAGTAATAGCTGTAACCTCTGCTAAAGAAATGTTTGATAACTGTGTAAAAGTGTTTCCGTCGGTTGACCTAGCTATAATGAGCGCTGCAGTTGCTGATTATACTCCGGTTGAAGTTGCAACGCAAAAGATCAAGAAAACAGAACAAGAGTTCTCAATCGAGCTAACTAAAACCAGAGATATTTTAGCAGAGCTGGGAAAAATAAAAGGCCCGAAACAGTTATTGGTCGGTTTTGCACTTGAAACTAACAATGAATTGGAGCATGCTAAAGGAAAGCTGGAAAAAAAGAACTTGGACTTTATTGTTCTTAATTCGTTGAATGATAATGGAGCCGGGTTTCAGGGTGACACCAATAAAATAACGATCCTGGATAATAAAGGTCATACTGAAGTTTTTGAGCTAAAAACAAAAACAGAAGTTGCTCATGATATTGTAAATAAAATTCTATCCTTATTACATGCTTAA
- a CDS encoding DNA-directed RNA polymerase subunit omega: protein MSNLKSNVPNSTVTRDVRMLDKETDNIYESVVVIAKRANQIASALKEELGNKLSEFATSNDNLEEVFENREQIEISKHYERLPKPTLIATQEFLENKVYFRNPTKE from the coding sequence ATGTCTAATTTAAAAAGCAATGTTCCAAATTCGACCGTTACTCGTGACGTGAGAATGCTTGATAAGGAAACTGATAACATTTACGAAAGTGTTGTAGTCATTGCCAAAAGAGCTAATCAAATTGCATCGGCATTGAAAGAGGAGTTGGGTAACAAGTTATCTGAATTTGCAACTTCTAACGACAATCTGGAGGAAGTATTTGAAAACAGAGAGCAAATTGAAATCTCTAAACATTATGAGCGTCTTCCAAAACCAACGCTTATTGCTACTCAGGAATTTCTTGAAAACAAAGTTTACTTTAGAAATCCTACTAAAGAATAA
- a CDS encoding outer membrane protein assembly factor BamD produces the protein MFKTESIKRLYILGAVSLVLLGGCKSNFEKLKESGDNLQKYEKAVEYFNKGRDLIKNKKGGSFTYFQRAHDLYESLLIPYRGTAKAEDVAYGMAYSTYYLGADLLEARFQFKTLADEFPGGKYAEEARFMAAKCLYEESPTAYSLDQSNTYKALEAIQLFVELYPESKKISECNKMIDALRNKLETKSFQNAKLYLTIGDYKSAVISLRNSLRDFPDTPYREEIEFLVIKSNYLYAKNSFESKQEERYNITVDSYNSFVETFPESRFMKEAKQYNNASLKQLETITKRQQAEENKQVNNQ, from the coding sequence ATGTTCAAAACTGAATCAATTAAGCGTTTATACATATTAGGAGCAGTGTCTCTTGTTTTGCTGGGCGGTTGTAAGAGTAACTTCGAGAAACTGAAAGAGAGTGGAGATAACCTCCAGAAGTACGAAAAAGCTGTCGAGTACTTTAATAAAGGTCGTGATTTAATAAAAAACAAAAAAGGGGGAAGTTTTACTTACTTCCAACGTGCACATGATTTGTACGAATCACTTTTGATTCCTTATAGAGGTACTGCAAAAGCCGAAGATGTTGCATACGGTATGGCTTATAGTACTTACTACCTTGGAGCAGACCTGTTGGAGGCCCGTTTTCAATTCAAAACATTAGCGGATGAATTCCCTGGAGGAAAATATGCTGAAGAAGCACGCTTTATGGCGGCTAAATGTTTATATGAAGAATCTCCTACTGCCTATTCGTTAGATCAAAGTAATACCTACAAAGCCTTAGAGGCAATTCAATTGTTTGTAGAGTTATACCCTGAAAGCAAAAAGATTTCAGAATGTAATAAAATGATTGATGCATTAAGAAATAAACTAGAAACTAAGTCGTTTCAAAATGCTAAATTGTATTTAACTATTGGTGATTATAAATCAGCGGTTATTTCGCTTAGAAATTCATTAAGAGATTTTCCAGACACCCCTTACCGCGAGGAAATTGAATTCTTAGTTATCAAGAGCAACTACTTATACGCAAAAAACAGTTTTGAAAGTAAACAAGAAGAACGCTACAATATTACAGTAGATTCATATAATTCTTTTGTTGAGACATTCCCTGAAAGTCGTTTCATGAAAGAAGCAAAACAATACAATAATGCTTCGCTTAAACAATTAGAAACTATTACTAAACGTCAGCAAGCAGAAGAAAATAAACAAGTAAATAATCAATAA